GCTGTCCATGAGCTTTTGCTTTCAACAAAATAGCAGGGCAGCCAAAATGTTTTTGCAGCAGATAAGACAGAATTATCCTGGTCTCTCATTCACTTCTTCATCGTGCCAGACATGCAGTGTACACAACTGTAGTTACACAGCAGCTTTCTTTTGATCATGACTTGGCTCATTCtcttaaaatatatatctatttttttctcatatctGCAGGACGTTTTAAATCTGGCGAGAAGGAGACCGACCCTAAAACTTGGAAGGCCAATTTCCGATGCGCAATGAACTCTCTGCCGGATATAAAAGAAGTCAAAGACAAAAGCATATACAAAGGCTCCAGTGCAGTGCGAGTATATCAGATGTTCACACCTCAAATAAAGGCTGAGAAGAAAGGTAAATGCTTATTACGATCTCTGTGTCAAATTGCATCACAAGCAAATATGATTACAAATGcacacatattttacattacaaaGACAGAAAATGTCTTACCTCCTTGGCTTTTTGGTACGCTGGGAATGGCAGTTTAGTTCTGGAATGAAACAAGATAGAGATGTTATTTTGAAAGtctctgcccctaactgtatcaTTAAATATCCAGTATTAAAATGGATTCTTTCTGTCTTATTTACAGAGCGCAGATCCAAGGCAAAATGCTCTAAAAGCAAAGCCAAGTATAAGGTATGATTTACCTCTGCTTCTGGAAACACCAAACAAACATTCTGTTGGAAATGGCTATAGGCATATATGACAGTTACACATGGTTTATATGCGTCTGTTACTTTTGCTGTTGCAGACTGAGGAAGACGAGGAATCTGTAAAAACTAGCCCATTGCCTGTAGACCACAGCTACACTGCTAATGTATATACAGACCAAGAAGACATGGATTCTGTGGATGCAGCTGTAATGAGTAAGTTTACACTTTATAGTACAGGAGTCCGATTCCAAATACCGGTATGCCACCCAGATTGCTCCAATTTATGGGAAGGCGGTCTCACAttatagactccatattaatcaaagagttaaaaaaatgatattgactttgtaatatatattattagttcATATATGTAGCAAATATGAGTGGGACTTGGCTGTTTGTTATGGGAAGCGGCTTACCTTACTTTTGGAGTGCCAGAATGATTATACACTACTATTTAGGGCTCATGTACAAACATAGCTTCTAAATTGCATTAATCTGCCATTAAGGTCTTTGCTTTCTTGTTACTTAGTTGCCAacagcacttgtgcaatttagcacctatatttGTAAATCAGACTATTCCTGTGCTTGGTGCTAAATCATAGGTTTATTCCAGCTATCGTGTAAAATGTATCAGTTTTACGATTGGGTCCCATTCCTCAGAAACTCTTCCCTTTCTAATGGCTTCTAAAATGTGCTCCCCAAAGCAATATGTATTCAGCTACTCTACCATGGAAACATTTAGATTGTGTGCTCATATGCTGGAGTGCTAATGTAATTGTTCTCCACAGGCCTCAACGAAAGTGTCTCTAGCACCTTGGACTGGGACTCTCAACTTGAAATGCCATTGCCTGACAGCACAAATAACCTCTACCCTTTCCAGGTGTCACCCTTGAGTTCATCTTCGGAAGGTAATTTGTGTGCTTATTATGTCATATATATTAGAAAAGCTGTATGGGATCTTAATGAATGTCATGAGAAAATACACAGTTAATGTCCTTGCCACTAGGCCTAGGAATTGAAACTATAGCAGATTCAGAGAACCTCCTGATAACCATTTCATTGTTAATTTGACTGTACCATAAAAAACTATCATGAAAGAGGTCCCCTCCCTAGGTGAATAACACATCTAATGCATTTAGAGGCTACTTAAGATTTTACTGGAGCTGAATGAAACTTTTTGGAGTATAAACACATTAAGACCATATAGGATGGGattaaaagatggaaaacaatCTGTGAAATGTTTATGTGGAGCTGCATATGCAAAGGGGAAGTAATGTGCAAAGCTTGCCCCAGGTCTAGTTAACATAGCTATCAGATGTTTGGTTTTAAACTAGAGTTTCTACAACTAAATGTTGCACGTAATTTCTATATGGAAATTCACAATGCACCTTCTCACATTCAGCTTCATGCATCAGAAGAGCAAGCtaggccttaaaggaacagtaatgtcaaaaaataaaagtgttttaaagtaatgaaaatataatgcagtgttgccctgcactggtaaaactggtgtgtttgcttaagaaacactactattgtttatataaataagctgctgtgtagcaatgggggcagccattcaaaggagaaaaggctcaggttacacagcagatagcaaataagctctgtttatctaatggtgttatctgttatccattagttaacctgtgccatatagccgtttttcaatttccgccattgctctacagcagcttgtttatatgaactatagtagtgtttctgaagcaaacacatccgttttaccagtgcagggcaacagtacatcatattttcattactttaaaaaactttaattttttggtgttactgttcctaagaCTAGGGTAGTAGTCACATGGTACAGGTCATCAGATTTCATTGTCTAGAAGTTTGTAAGGATTTTCCTTATTCTCAAGCCAGTACCCATTCACAATAACGCATTCAAATATGCTGACAAATAAGGGTGACCATACGATAAGATCTGTGACCtcgccaaatgatcggatctttcCCCCGGTATGCCCACCCATCATATCTGGTTAATCGTAGAACACGCTATGCCCATATCTTTTGCTGAACATAAATTATtagaaaacacatttccttttaaTATCACTATGCTACAAGTTATTAATTTcattcctgtttttgtattttcttgcAGAGGAAGAAGACTTTCCAGACGACTTTCTTAGGGTGGGTGCCATTTCTAACATATTTTGCTTGCCTGTTGCTAGAGAAAACTGTAATGGTTTTTTGCCGTAGAGAAGACATGATGTTTAACATGCATATTCTATCCTCTATTTCAGATGATGTTAGAGCCAAGCACAGAATGGCAGCAGACAAGCATAGATGGCAAAGGGTTTTTCACCAATGAATCTGGTATGCAGAACGCCTGTCTAACTGAAATAAGCTCTGCATTCGACGGCACGTTATCAGGTTCGTATATTTAATTCCGTTTGCCTTCCTTGTGACAAGAAATCATTTGTATCTGTGCaccctaaaaaatataaaagattatTTTACTGATATGCACACAGACTGACGGTG
Above is a genomic segment from Xenopus laevis strain J_2021 chromosome 3L, Xenopus_laevis_v10.1, whole genome shotgun sequence containing:
- the irf1.L gene encoding interferon regulatory factor 1 L homeolog, with the protein product MPVTRLRMRPWLEEQINSNKIPGLSWINKDKMIFQIPWKHAARHGWDINKDACLFRSWAVHTGRFKSGEKETDPKTWKANFRCAMNSLPDIKEVKDKSIYKGSSAVRVYQMFTPQIKAEKKERRSKAKCSKSKAKYKTEEDEESVKTSPLPVDHSYTANVYTDQEDMDSVDAAVMSLNESVSSTLDWDSQLEMPLPDSTNNLYPFQVSPLSSSSEEEEDFPDDFLRMMLEPSTEWQQTSIDGKGFFTNESGMQNACLTEISSAFDGTLSGEIKVRFSTDLINWPDYSSRATGLAVPTF